The following coding sequences lie in one Jonesia denitrificans DSM 20603 genomic window:
- a CDS encoding CAP domain-containing protein, with amino-acid sequence MVKHSIRRTLIALACALATTATTLAAAPAATSTTASTGVTPAVTTAVQLDALSQAIVNETNKIRAAHGLKKVTVNTKATQGSAQWAGFLASKNLRADMYHDPQLFTTTATSAATRAGENILYTSGSADAARFLSLWMNSPGHRANILRPEWTHIGVAWDRNSDGTYLYAVQRFVAYPSSATTRTATPQKTRIAGYNTSKKTITVGQAAPKDVVAVSARNGKISLQRKTNGTWKTVRTVAVKTSNGKAAILYPTHKTAGTYTYRIRYGGSSTHKAAVSATKKVVVRKKTQKITGYNASTRSTVKGRVAAPRDVVTISTKRTVALQLKKGGTWKTVKRFTPNSRTGKVGVTYPKVTRTGTYTYRLKVGSTKTYNAVTTRAKTVRVR; translated from the coding sequence ATGGTCAAGCACTCCATCCGCCGCACACTCATCGCACTCGCATGTGCACTGGCAACAACCGCAACCACCCTCGCAGCCGCACCGGCTGCGACCAGCACAACCGCATCGACAGGTGTGACACCCGCCGTCACCACAGCGGTTCAACTCGACGCGCTCTCCCAAGCAATCGTCAACGAAACCAACAAAATTCGCGCAGCACACGGACTGAAAAAAGTCACTGTCAACACCAAAGCCACCCAAGGCAGCGCACAATGGGCCGGGTTCCTCGCCTCAAAAAACCTGCGCGCGGACATGTACCACGACCCTCAACTCTTCACCACCACCGCAACCTCAGCAGCCACCCGCGCCGGGGAAAACATTCTCTACACCTCCGGAAGCGCGGACGCCGCCCGTTTCCTTTCCCTGTGGATGAACTCTCCCGGGCACCGGGCCAACATTTTGCGCCCCGAATGGACCCACATTGGGGTTGCCTGGGACCGCAACTCTGACGGCACCTACCTGTACGCCGTCCAACGGTTTGTCGCCTACCCAAGCTCGGCCACCACCCGAACAGCCACCCCACAAAAAACGCGCATCGCCGGGTACAACACGTCAAAGAAAACCATCACCGTGGGGCAAGCCGCACCCAAAGACGTCGTCGCAGTGTCAGCCCGCAACGGAAAAATCTCGTTGCAACGCAAAACCAACGGGACGTGGAAAACCGTGCGCACCGTAGCCGTGAAAACCTCCAATGGGAAAGCGGCGATTCTCTACCCCACCCACAAAACCGCAGGAACCTACACCTACCGCATCCGGTATGGCGGGTCCTCCACCCACAAAGCAGCAGTCTCAGCGACAAAGAAAGTCGTGGTCCGCAAGAAAACCCAAAAAATCACGGGATACAACGCCTCCACTCGGTCCACCGTGAAAGGGCGAGTCGCCGCACCACGTGACGTGGTTACGATCTCCACGAAACGAACTGTTGCTCTCCAACTGAAAAAAGGGGGCACCTGGAAGACCGTGAAGAGATTCACACCGAACTCTCGCACCGGCAAGGTGGGGGTCACCTACCCCAAAGTCACCCGCACAGGGACCTACACGTACCGGCTCAAGGTCGGGTCAACCAAGACCTACAACGCTGTCACCACCCGAGCAAAAACGGTCCGGGTGCGCTAA
- a CDS encoding lytic polysaccharide monooxygenase encodes MSIWSAFRNRWAKFAAGGAIGSLLVLGSVVTTSAPASSHGGMVYPATRTYNCYLDGLAGGDAAGQGGNMLPTNPICKEALDYSSYPFYTWYGNLLPLVDGRHQETIPDGKLCGPGAQFDAFNTPSEHWPTTALESGDDITFRYAATVPHPGWWYQYITKEGWDPSQPLSWDDLELFDEVLDPPIVQGSTGPEYQWDAQLPERSGQHIIFSIWERTDSPESFYNCSDVVFGGGDPTDPGEEPTDPGEEPTDPGEEPTDPGEEPTDPGEEPTDPGEEPTDPGTGPDDPRECAVAFEVNSWNSGYTAEVTVANNTMDQVDGWDLAVTFAGDDSVQQSWSSTVSQSGKTATFTNAAWNSTIAHHGAVSFGFLANGAPSDPTEVTLNGEPCDLY; translated from the coding sequence ATGTCAATTTGGTCTGCTTTTCGAAATCGATGGGCGAAATTCGCCGCTGGAGGGGCCATTGGGTCCCTCCTTGTGTTGGGGTCCGTTGTCACCACGTCAGCTCCCGCAAGCTCACACGGTGGCATGGTGTACCCGGCAACACGTACCTACAACTGTTACCTTGACGGCCTCGCGGGTGGTGATGCCGCTGGTCAGGGCGGTAACATGCTGCCAACGAACCCGATCTGCAAGGAAGCGTTGGATTATTCAAGCTACCCGTTCTATACCTGGTACGGGAACTTGCTGCCGTTAGTTGATGGCCGCCACCAGGAAACCATCCCAGACGGGAAATTGTGTGGTCCTGGCGCCCAGTTTGACGCATTCAACACCCCGTCAGAGCATTGGCCTACCACTGCGCTTGAGTCTGGTGACGACATCACTTTCCGGTACGCAGCAACGGTGCCTCACCCTGGATGGTGGTACCAGTACATCACCAAAGAAGGGTGGGACCCTTCACAGCCGTTGAGTTGGGATGACCTGGAACTGTTTGACGAAGTCCTTGACCCACCGATTGTGCAGGGGTCGACTGGGCCGGAGTACCAGTGGGATGCGCAACTGCCTGAGCGCAGCGGCCAGCACATCATCTTCTCAATTTGGGAGCGGACGGACTCTCCTGAGTCGTTCTACAACTGCTCCGATGTGGTGTTTGGTGGCGGCGACCCCACCGACCCAGGTGAAGAACCCACCGACCCAGGTGAAGAACCCACCGACCCAGGTGAAGAACCCACCGACCCAGGTGAAGAACCCACCGACCCAGGTGAAGAACCCACCGACCCAGGTGAAGAACCCACCGACCCTGGTACTGGTCCTGATGACCCCCGTGAATGTGCTGTGGCGTTTGAGGTGAACTCGTGGAACTCGGGGTACACCGCTGAGGTGACCGTGGCCAACAACACGATGGACCAGGTTGATGGTTGGGACCTGGCAGTGACGTTTGCAGGTGATGATTCGGTTCAGCAGTCGTGGAGTTCGACGGTGAGCCAGTCAGGGAAAACTGCGACCTTCACAAATGCTGCGTGGAACTCAACGATTGCCCACCATGGTGCGGTGTCGTTCGGGTTCTTGGCGAACGGTGCTCCCTCTGATCCCACTGAGGTCACGTTGAATGGTGAACCGTGTGATCTGTACTAA
- a CDS encoding AAA family ATPase — protein sequence MRLAYLGAVVIGKGLVVSRGQGNINPDELAYAGSLVQRINTVFDSKVVGQEELRVSLVSALLAGGHILLESVPGLAKTTAAETLAASVGGTFHRIQCTPDLMPNDIVGTQIYNYGTGSFTTQLGPVHANVVLLDEINRSSAKTQSAMLEAMQERQTTIGGQEYRLPDPFMVLATQNPIEEEGTYVLPEAQMDRFLMKQILTYPQAPDEVEILSRVATGAQDAPVTTPPIGLDEVVVLQRLVDRVYVDDSIKRYIVALINTTRGGGPNPIQGLTGQVRVGASPRGSIALMRVAQALAIMYGRDYVIPDDIHAIRHRVLRHRIVRTFDAIANNVRVEELIDAVFHAVPVPG from the coding sequence ATGCGGCTGGCATACTTGGGGGCGGTAGTTATCGGGAAGGGACTGGTTGTGTCACGAGGGCAGGGAAACATTAACCCGGACGAGCTTGCGTATGCGGGCTCGCTCGTCCAACGCATCAACACGGTGTTTGATTCGAAGGTTGTGGGGCAGGAGGAACTGCGGGTTTCTCTTGTGTCTGCGTTGCTTGCTGGGGGGCACATTCTTCTTGAGTCGGTTCCTGGGTTGGCGAAAACCACGGCGGCGGAAACGTTGGCGGCGTCTGTGGGTGGAACGTTCCACCGGATCCAGTGCACACCGGATTTGATGCCGAACGACATTGTGGGCACCCAGATTTATAACTATGGCACTGGGTCGTTTACGACTCAGCTTGGGCCAGTGCACGCCAACGTGGTGTTGCTTGATGAGATTAACCGGTCCTCGGCGAAGACTCAGTCGGCGATGTTGGAGGCGATGCAGGAGCGTCAGACCACGATTGGTGGGCAGGAGTACCGTCTGCCGGACCCGTTCATGGTGTTAGCTACGCAGAACCCCATTGAGGAAGAAGGCACGTATGTTCTTCCTGAGGCGCAGATGGACCGCTTCTTAATGAAGCAGATTTTGACGTACCCGCAGGCTCCCGATGAGGTGGAGATTTTGTCGCGGGTGGCAACTGGTGCGCAGGATGCCCCGGTGACGACTCCGCCGATCGGGTTGGATGAGGTTGTGGTGTTGCAGCGGCTCGTGGACCGCGTGTATGTGGATGATTCCATTAAGCGGTACATTGTGGCGCTCATTAACACCACCCGTGGTGGTGGCCCCAACCCGATTCAGGGGTTGACGGGCCAGGTGCGGGTGGGGGCGTCGCCGCGTGGGTCGATTGCGTTGATGCGGGTCGCTCAAGCGTTGGCGATCATGTATGGCCGCGACTATGTCATTCCTGATGACATTCATGCGATTCGCCACCGGGTGCTGCGTCACCGTATTGTGCGCACGTTTGATGCGATTGCCAACAATGTGCGGGTGGAAGAGCTCATTGACGCCGTGTTCCACGCTGTTCCTGTCCCAGGGTAG
- a CDS encoding DUF58 domain-containing protein, with protein sequence MTDISRLAQVRAHVDLPILKRAAGLLEGYHRSIFKGHGQDFDDLSLYSPGDDVSDIDWKSSARAGIPIIRRFQQQSNLSVILVADTGRNMAAMSSGGTPKSDAAVFLATLIAYVARDRGDRVALVAGDHDRLIHRPPRASTQDLEVMLTQLDATFSPTAPASDLAAILRRTLTLFHRRALVVIVTDEVRPAPEHEEILRQLRVRHEVLVLQISDASPFVGARLNNGQQVADVDRPLHLPRFLARRSSIHAEAAQLVRQRRADSQRMLQRNGIVSVVIDTPEDAITRFTHAVRKQRHLT encoded by the coding sequence ATGACCGATATTTCCCGGCTTGCTCAGGTGCGAGCCCACGTGGATCTTCCGATTTTGAAGCGGGCGGCTGGCCTGCTTGAGGGGTATCACCGGTCCATTTTTAAAGGACACGGCCAGGATTTTGACGACTTGTCGTTGTATTCGCCTGGTGACGATGTCTCGGACATTGACTGGAAGTCATCGGCGCGTGCCGGGATCCCTATTATTCGCCGGTTTCAGCAGCAGTCGAATCTCTCGGTGATTCTTGTTGCGGACACCGGGCGCAACATGGCGGCGATGTCGTCTGGGGGTACCCCCAAAAGTGATGCTGCGGTGTTCCTGGCCACGTTGATTGCGTATGTGGCCCGGGATCGCGGCGATCGGGTGGCTCTTGTTGCCGGCGATCATGACCGGTTAATCCACCGCCCACCGCGTGCCTCAACTCAGGACCTTGAGGTGATGCTCACCCAATTGGATGCCACGTTCTCACCAACTGCTCCTGCCAGTGACCTTGCCGCCATTTTGCGGCGTACTCTCACGTTGTTTCACCGGCGGGCCCTGGTTGTCATTGTCACTGATGAGGTGCGCCCTGCACCGGAGCACGAAGAGATTTTGCGGCAATTGCGGGTGCGGCACGAAGTGCTTGTTCTGCAAATTTCTGATGCGTCCCCGTTTGTCGGTGCGCGCCTGAATAATGGGCAGCAGGTCGCCGATGTGGACCGGCCTCTTCACCTGCCCAGGTTCCTTGCCCGCCGTTCATCCATTCATGCCGAGGCCGCCCAGTTGGTGCGCCAACGGCGTGCGGACTCGCAACGCATGTTGCAGCGAAACGGCATCGTGTCTGTGGTCATTGACACCCCCGAAGATGCGATCACTCGCTTCACCCATGCGGTACGCAAACAGCGCCATCTGACCTAG
- a CDS encoding TetR/AcrR family transcriptional regulator, with translation MPKIIGGSLHEHREQTRQRLFTALATLMEERGFDAISFAEIANAAGVGRTAVYNHFADKEALLLGYIQHETTSYVDNLQRSIRDIRNPVDRLRAYIQAQARLNRVFHVTPGVELRSVLSRGAAQRLREHVIIIENTLRDIINSGIELGEFPEQDVDTTVTLVNSCLSGRLFPEEQPARDKVIAATELFVLRAVGARVPAPSGFPKRPPNWG, from the coding sequence ATGCCGAAGATCATTGGGGGCTCACTCCACGAACACCGCGAGCAAACACGCCAACGACTGTTCACCGCACTCGCGACCCTCATGGAGGAACGCGGCTTCGACGCCATCTCATTCGCCGAAATCGCCAACGCAGCTGGAGTTGGCCGAACAGCGGTCTACAACCACTTCGCCGACAAAGAAGCGCTCCTTCTCGGCTACATTCAGCACGAAACCACCAGTTACGTCGACAACTTACAACGTTCTATCCGCGACATCCGCAACCCAGTCGACCGGCTCCGCGCCTACATCCAAGCCCAAGCCCGCCTCAACCGCGTCTTCCACGTGACCCCCGGAGTTGAACTCCGATCCGTGCTCTCCCGAGGTGCAGCTCAACGGCTTCGCGAACACGTCATCATCATCGAAAACACACTGCGCGACATCATCAACTCAGGCATCGAGCTCGGTGAATTCCCTGAGCAAGACGTCGACACGACCGTGACCCTCGTCAACTCATGCCTCTCGGGGCGTCTCTTCCCCGAAGAACAACCCGCCCGCGACAAAGTCATCGCCGCCACCGAACTGTTCGTGCTGCGCGCAGTAGGTGCACGCGTACCCGCCCCCAGCGGATTCCCCAAACGCCCACCAAACTGGGGGTAA
- a CDS encoding cytochrome c oxidase assembly protein: MVTPTPTRTTPLLLAGFTATILAALTAFVAAGAYTAAYAPRALLDPGPLVRWSVGGATLASELSMAVVLGALTLAVFVIPGAGHTGRTRPGAPTPDLYTTTITIAGWGAVVWTLSATARLLFQGANTVGTPLTDPAFGEQWVVYLTQIPSGQSHFAITLIAATMATALLMRPGPRVALALLGVGLVPLTLLSLMGHAAGTDNHELAVSAMFLHLIAVAIWVGALAVIALLYLSRPEREQWIATTVRRYSTIAGWCFALVAVSGLVNSIVRLGGFTALTSTYGVLIVVKVTLFLILGGFGAVHRTRIVSRMTAARAHIPVLFWRLAAAELVVMGAVSGISVALGASEPPVGDAPPTNPSPAYLLTGAELPPEPTTLRYLTQWRPDVLFAVACAAGLWVYLSWVIRLHKRGDTWPWLRTVSWTLGMFLMFWITSGGPAVYGKILFSAHMLMHMLMAMVVPIFLALAAPITLLMRAVPARTDHSRGPREWVSGIVHSRYGRFFSHPLVAAVNFAGSMILFYYTPLFELAITTHLGHILMVVHFTLVGYFFVNALVGIDPGPNRPGYPQRFLLLLATMAFHAFFGVSLMASDRLLVPDWFGNMGRAWGDPAIIDQQAGAGIAWGIGEIPTVALAMTVAIMWGLTDDRAARRRDRHVDEYGDSELDEYNAMLQRIAHRDAQHDTTTRQDPRT; encoded by the coding sequence GTGGTTACACCAACTCCCACCCGCACAACCCCGCTCCTGCTCGCCGGGTTCACCGCCACGATCCTCGCAGCCCTCACCGCGTTCGTTGCCGCTGGCGCCTACACCGCCGCCTACGCGCCGCGCGCCCTACTGGACCCAGGCCCGCTGGTGCGCTGGTCAGTGGGCGGAGCAACCCTCGCATCGGAACTCAGTATGGCCGTGGTCCTGGGGGCACTGACCCTGGCCGTATTCGTCATCCCCGGAGCAGGACACACCGGACGCACCCGACCCGGCGCGCCCACCCCCGACCTGTACACCACCACCATCACCATCGCCGGGTGGGGCGCAGTCGTGTGGACACTCAGCGCCACCGCCCGACTCCTCTTCCAAGGCGCCAACACCGTGGGAACCCCCCTCACAGACCCCGCCTTCGGCGAACAATGGGTGGTCTACCTCACCCAAATCCCCTCGGGCCAATCTCACTTTGCCATCACCCTCATCGCGGCGACCATGGCCACCGCCCTCCTCATGCGTCCAGGCCCCCGCGTCGCACTGGCTCTCCTCGGTGTTGGGCTCGTTCCCCTCACCCTGCTTTCCCTCATGGGCCACGCCGCCGGAACCGACAACCACGAACTTGCCGTCTCCGCGATGTTCCTCCACCTCATCGCCGTGGCCATCTGGGTGGGTGCGCTCGCCGTGATCGCTCTGCTGTACCTGAGCCGACCAGAACGCGAACAGTGGATCGCCACAACAGTCCGCCGCTACTCCACGATCGCCGGATGGTGCTTTGCGCTGGTCGCCGTGTCCGGGCTGGTGAACTCCATTGTCAGACTCGGCGGATTCACCGCCCTGACCAGCACCTACGGGGTGCTCATCGTTGTGAAAGTGACTCTCTTCCTCATCCTGGGTGGATTCGGTGCCGTGCACCGCACCCGCATAGTTTCCCGCATGACCGCCGCCCGCGCCCACATCCCCGTCCTCTTCTGGCGGCTCGCCGCCGCCGAACTTGTTGTCATGGGTGCCGTCTCCGGTATCTCCGTAGCCCTCGGCGCCTCAGAACCACCAGTTGGCGATGCGCCCCCCACCAACCCCAGCCCCGCCTACCTTCTCACCGGTGCTGAGCTGCCCCCCGAACCCACCACCCTGCGCTACCTCACCCAGTGGCGCCCTGACGTTCTCTTCGCTGTCGCCTGCGCCGCAGGTTTGTGGGTCTACCTCAGCTGGGTCATCCGCCTCCACAAACGCGGTGACACCTGGCCCTGGTTGCGCACCGTGTCCTGGACCCTGGGCATGTTCCTCATGTTCTGGATCACCTCCGGCGGGCCAGCTGTGTACGGAAAAATCCTCTTCTCTGCACACATGCTCATGCACATGCTCATGGCCATGGTCGTCCCCATCTTCCTTGCGCTCGCAGCTCCCATCACTCTCCTCATGCGAGCGGTGCCCGCCCGAACAGACCACTCACGAGGACCACGCGAATGGGTGTCTGGGATTGTCCACTCCCGCTACGGACGGTTCTTCTCCCACCCCCTGGTCGCCGCCGTGAACTTCGCCGGATCGATGATCCTCTTCTACTACACGCCCCTGTTCGAACTAGCCATCACTACCCACCTCGGCCACATCCTCATGGTCGTCCACTTCACGCTCGTGGGGTACTTCTTCGTTAACGCCCTAGTGGGAATCGACCCCGGACCGAACCGCCCCGGCTACCCCCAACGGTTCCTCCTCCTGCTCGCCACCATGGCGTTCCACGCATTCTTTGGAGTCAGCCTCATGGCATCCGACCGTCTCCTGGTCCCAGACTGGTTCGGCAACATGGGACGCGCCTGGGGGGACCCCGCCATCATCGACCAACAAGCCGGGGCGGGTATCGCCTGGGGAATCGGAGAAATCCCCACCGTCGCACTCGCCATGACCGTCGCGATCATGTGGGGACTGACAGACGACCGCGCCGCCCGCCGCCGTGACCGCCACGTCGACGAATATGGCGACAGCGAACTCGACGAATATAACGCCATGCTGCAGCGCATCGCCCATCGCGACGCACAACACGACACCACCACACGGCAGGACCCCCGCACATAG
- a CDS encoding NHL domain-containing thioredoxin family protein has translation MRQRPPAVFTGGVSTPHTSLPRVRASALTGRNWLNTGGRTLTLDELRGKIVILDFWTFCCINCLHVLDELRELEEQHRDELVIIGVHSPKFVHEADPDALAAAVERYGVAHPVLDDPTLSTWQAYTARAWPTLVVIDPEGYIVAHMAGEGHAPALARIVTQLIEDHDARGTLHRGSGPYVPPPTTAGMLSFPAKAVPLPAGGYLVADAGHHQIVHVAADGVTEQARYGAGERGLVDGPAHTAQFNEPNGLLVLPPDVAAEVGYDVVVADTVNHCVRSLSLSTGAVGTLAGNGRQYMVGGPDNEGRLTSPWDVVWSAHRKQVIIAMAGNHTLWTLDPRTGQCQWFAGTMNEGLVDGPVAQSWFAQPSGLAVTGVDADERVWVADSETSALRWIDTSDTVHTAVGAGLFDFGHRDGDADQALFQHPLAVAALPDNSLVVADTYNGALRRYDPATRTVSTLASGLAEPSGMVVHHEGGELSVVVVESAAHQLTGVALPASLVGEVLDTGAHRTQRPTTAVRGGQVDLRVVFTPAPGQKYDDRFGPSTRLSVSATPENLLLDGAGDTVELTRTVRINPDVEQGVLHVTAQAASCDDDPAIEFPACHLAQQDWGVPVTVSHDGADSLDLSLRG, from the coding sequence ATGCGTCAGCGGCCCCCAGCAGTGTTCACTGGTGGGGTGAGCACACCACACACATCACTTCCCCGCGTCCGTGCTAGTGCCCTGACCGGGCGGAACTGGCTGAACACCGGCGGGCGCACCCTCACCCTTGATGAGCTTCGCGGAAAAATCGTCATCCTCGATTTTTGGACGTTTTGCTGCATTAACTGTCTGCACGTTCTTGATGAACTGCGCGAACTTGAGGAACAACACCGCGATGAACTTGTCATCATTGGGGTGCACTCACCAAAATTCGTGCACGAAGCCGACCCAGACGCGCTTGCTGCTGCGGTCGAACGCTACGGGGTGGCTCACCCCGTTCTTGATGACCCCACTTTGTCCACCTGGCAGGCCTACACCGCCCGTGCTTGGCCAACCCTCGTTGTCATCGACCCGGAAGGGTACATCGTTGCCCACATGGCCGGTGAAGGTCATGCACCCGCGTTAGCGCGGATTGTCACTCAACTCATTGAGGACCACGACGCACGCGGAACACTGCACCGCGGGAGCGGCCCCTACGTACCACCACCCACGACGGCGGGCATGTTGTCGTTCCCCGCAAAAGCAGTGCCCCTACCTGCCGGCGGGTACCTGGTTGCCGATGCGGGCCACCACCAGATCGTGCACGTTGCTGCTGACGGGGTGACAGAACAAGCCCGTTACGGGGCCGGGGAACGGGGGTTGGTGGACGGACCAGCACACACCGCACAGTTCAATGAACCCAACGGGCTTCTTGTGCTGCCCCCCGATGTGGCCGCTGAGGTGGGGTACGACGTTGTCGTTGCTGACACGGTGAATCACTGTGTGCGCTCGCTGTCGCTGTCCACGGGTGCGGTGGGGACGCTTGCCGGAAATGGCCGCCAGTACATGGTGGGAGGCCCCGACAATGAGGGTCGACTGACCTCACCGTGGGATGTGGTGTGGTCCGCGCACCGGAAACAGGTCATCATCGCAATGGCCGGAAACCATACGCTCTGGACGCTTGACCCGCGCACTGGTCAGTGCCAGTGGTTTGCCGGCACCATGAATGAAGGGCTTGTTGACGGGCCGGTGGCGCAGTCATGGTTTGCACAACCCTCAGGGCTTGCCGTGACTGGTGTTGACGCTGATGAACGGGTGTGGGTCGCTGATTCGGAAACGTCTGCGCTGCGATGGATTGACACTTCGGACACAGTCCACACAGCGGTCGGTGCGGGGCTGTTTGACTTCGGCCACCGTGACGGTGACGCTGACCAGGCACTATTCCAGCACCCGCTTGCGGTAGCGGCCCTGCCTGACAACTCTCTTGTCGTGGCGGACACATATAACGGGGCCTTGCGGCGCTATGACCCTGCCACACGCACGGTGTCCACTTTGGCCTCTGGGTTGGCGGAACCATCGGGGATGGTTGTTCACCATGAGGGGGGTGAGCTTTCTGTTGTTGTGGTTGAGTCGGCGGCGCACCAACTGACAGGTGTGGCGCTTCCCGCGTCGCTTGTAGGGGAAGTCTTGGATACTGGTGCTCACCGTACCCAACGCCCAACCACAGCTGTTCGGGGCGGACAGGTGGATCTGCGGGTTGTGTTCACTCCTGCGCCGGGGCAAAAGTATGACGACAGGTTTGGACCATCGACGCGGTTGTCTGTGTCAGCGACCCCGGAGAACCTTCTCCTGGATGGGGCAGGTGACACGGTTGAGCTGACTCGAACGGTGCGGATCAACCCGGATGTGGAGCAAGGGGTTCTTCATGTCACTGCGCAAGCAGCGAGCTGTGACGATGACCCTGCCATTGAGTTTCCTGCCTGCCATTTGGCGCAGCAGGATTGGGGTGTGCCGGTGACGGTGTCTCACGACGGTGCCGACTCCTTGGACCTGTCACTCCGCGGGTGA
- a CDS encoding HAD hydrolase-like protein, with the protein MSELHDVVLVDLDGTLTDSAPGIIESITYAYRTLGLPVPGEEALRSFVGPPLHVSAARHGVSEELMPEFLSAYRVAFVDGGMLNNRVYDGIVEVLDRVHRHARVVVATSKPEIFARQIMRHFGLDQYVVAVCGATLDASRSTKADVIAHALDTVRSSPDGLVVGTPIVMVGDRLHDVEGARVHGIATVGVRWGYAVPGELEDAGAAAIAQRPADLPELIRSALSPLPEPALC; encoded by the coding sequence ATGAGTGAACTGCATGACGTGGTGCTCGTCGACCTTGACGGTACCCTGACCGATTCTGCCCCTGGCATCATCGAGTCCATCACCTATGCCTACCGCACCTTGGGTCTGCCGGTTCCTGGTGAGGAGGCGCTGCGGTCTTTTGTGGGCCCACCGTTACATGTGTCGGCGGCCCGGCATGGTGTCAGCGAGGAGCTGATGCCGGAGTTTTTGTCCGCGTACCGGGTGGCGTTTGTTGATGGTGGCATGCTCAATAACCGGGTGTATGACGGGATTGTAGAGGTGCTCGATCGGGTGCACCGTCATGCCCGTGTTGTGGTGGCGACCTCGAAGCCAGAGATTTTTGCGCGCCAGATTATGCGCCATTTTGGTTTGGATCAGTATGTGGTGGCGGTGTGCGGGGCGACGTTGGATGCCTCTCGTTCGACAAAAGCCGATGTGATCGCTCATGCGTTGGACACGGTGCGTTCCAGCCCTGATGGGCTTGTTGTGGGAACCCCGATTGTCATGGTGGGGGACCGGCTTCATGATGTGGAGGGTGCCCGTGTTCACGGGATCGCCACGGTGGGAGTGCGGTGGGGGTATGCGGTTCCAGGTGAGCTAGAAGATGCGGGTGCGGCAGCGATCGCGCAGCGTCCCGCGGATCTTCCTGAGCTTATTCGGTCGGCCCTTTCCCCGCTTCCGGAGCCTGCTTTGTGCTGA
- a CDS encoding vWA domain-containing protein, translated as MISTHTTTLTWPWVIPLALGLALLTIIVTAVVTRKRPPARPTTESPIWIANSDYLEQLPSFAKERRRYRLLQASGIAVTVAALAAVSVVTAQPFRTTTVDPRLANRDIVLCLDVSGSMIAYDQEIVDLFSTLTDNFQGERIALSVFNSTSRLVFPLTDDYALVKEQLTQAKEALDPRVLTTTRQDVIDNYLYFTAGANGSLNGWSSLIGDGLANCALLFDEDPYQDEDRSRSIIFATDNDLQGEPIYTLQDATNLALSRNISLIGLYGAGGGDAQSEQEFRDIFLDADGLYFFSDDPDTIPEIVADIQAQQAVAIDAAPIITTTNLPGPYLWFLVALIAAFIVQRRITE; from the coding sequence ATGATCTCCACCCACACAACGACTCTGACCTGGCCCTGGGTTATCCCCCTAGCCCTCGGCCTGGCACTACTCACCATCATCGTCACCGCTGTGGTCACCCGGAAACGGCCACCAGCACGCCCCACCACTGAATCACCCATCTGGATAGCCAACAGCGACTACCTGGAACAGCTACCATCATTCGCCAAAGAACGCCGCCGGTACCGACTCCTCCAAGCATCAGGGATCGCGGTCACCGTTGCGGCGCTCGCCGCCGTCAGCGTGGTCACAGCACAACCGTTTCGCACCACCACAGTGGATCCGCGCCTGGCCAACCGTGACATTGTGCTGTGCCTGGACGTGTCCGGGTCAATGATTGCCTACGACCAAGAAATTGTGGATTTGTTCTCCACCCTCACCGACAACTTCCAGGGCGAACGCATCGCACTGTCCGTGTTCAACTCCACTTCTCGGCTCGTGTTCCCCCTCACTGACGATTACGCACTCGTCAAAGAACAACTCACCCAAGCCAAAGAAGCACTCGACCCACGGGTGCTCACCACCACCCGGCAAGACGTCATTGACAACTACCTGTACTTCACCGCAGGTGCCAACGGGTCTCTGAACGGGTGGTCCTCCCTGATTGGTGACGGGCTCGCGAACTGTGCCCTCCTCTTTGACGAAGACCCCTACCAGGACGAAGACCGGTCCCGGTCCATTATTTTTGCCACCGACAACGACCTCCAAGGCGAACCCATATACACCCTGCAAGACGCCACCAACCTGGCGTTATCCCGCAACATTTCCCTGATCGGGCTGTACGGTGCCGGTGGTGGGGACGCGCAAAGCGAACAAGAGTTCCGAGACATCTTCCTTGACGCAGACGGCTTGTACTTCTTCTCCGACGACCCTGACACCATCCCCGAGATCGTCGCCGACATCCAAGCACAACAAGCCGTCGCCATTGACGCCGCACCCATCATCACCACCACGAACCTGCCCGGCCCCTACCTGTGGTTCCTGGTAGCACTCATTGCCGCATTCATCGTGCAACGGAGGATCACCGAATGA